The following coding sequences are from one Bradyrhizobium sp. WSM471 window:
- the lptB gene encoding LPS export ABC transporter ATP-binding protein has protein sequence MVDLFSMFRRRPAKRGRPGFARQDITALGDSVGGLVASPVRDAPPIARNQPMHAPDQFQGDYQGDYQAEQPRAQAVHPVRAAGRPNGASGPQLLKRPGFLAVHSVEKSFGSRQVVRGVSIYVRRGEAVGLLGPNGAGKTTVFYMITGLIKADRGAIELDGHDVTKLPMYQRARLGIGYLPQEASIFRGLTVEQNIRAVLEVVEPSRKKREQQLDSLLDEFNITRLRKSPSIALSGGERRRVEIARALATRPNYMLLDEPFAGIDPIAVGDIQDLVRHLTNRGIGVLITDHNVRETLGLTDRAYIVYAGEILTEGSPDEIVADPDVRRLYLGEEFRL, from the coding sequence ATGGTCGATCTCTTCAGCATGTTCCGTCGGCGCCCCGCCAAACGCGGCCGGCCAGGATTTGCGCGCCAGGACATCACCGCGCTCGGTGACAGCGTCGGTGGTCTCGTGGCCAGCCCGGTCAGGGACGCGCCGCCGATCGCCCGTAACCAGCCGATGCATGCGCCCGATCAGTTCCAAGGGGACTATCAAGGCGACTATCAGGCCGAGCAGCCTCGGGCCCAGGCGGTTCATCCCGTCAGGGCTGCCGGCAGGCCCAACGGCGCCAGCGGGCCTCAGCTCTTGAAGCGCCCGGGCTTCCTGGCTGTGCATAGCGTGGAAAAGAGCTTTGGCAGCCGCCAGGTCGTGCGCGGCGTCAGCATCTATGTGCGCCGCGGCGAAGCGGTCGGCCTACTCGGCCCCAACGGCGCCGGCAAGACCACCGTGTTCTACATGATCACCGGCCTGATCAAGGCCGATCGCGGCGCGATCGAGCTCGACGGCCACGACGTCACCAAGCTGCCGATGTATCAGCGCGCGCGGCTCGGGATCGGCTATTTGCCGCAGGAAGCCTCGATCTTCCGCGGCCTCACCGTCGAGCAGAACATTCGCGCCGTGCTCGAAGTGGTCGAGCCCTCGCGCAAGAAGCGCGAGCAGCAGCTCGACTCGCTGCTCGACGAATTCAACATCACGCGCCTGCGGAAATCGCCGTCGATCGCGCTGTCCGGCGGTGAGCGGCGGCGCGTCGAGATTGCGCGTGCGCTGGCGACGCGTCCGAACTACATGCTGCTCGACGAGCCCTTTGCCGGCATCGATCCGATCGCGGTCGGCGACATCCAGGACCTCGTCCGCCACCTCACCAACCGCGGCATCGGCGTGCTGATCACCGACCACAATGTGCGCGAGACGCTCGGCCTTACCGATCGCGCCTACATCGTCTATGCCGGTGAAATCCTGACCGAGGGCAGCCCGGATGAGATCGTCGCCGATCCGGACGTGCGCCGCCTTTACCTTGGCGAGGAATTCCGCCTCTAG
- a CDS encoding LptA/OstA family protein codes for MIRFFPRNNDKRRVIPGAAALAVGIALIATGAAIAQSTMQGVPNAMQGFSQNRDQPIQIEAASLEMRDKKKEATFSGNVKVIQGDTTMTSKTLVVFYDSGGDKPATPQPAAKTAKGAPMQSATPGPGGNSSIKRLEARGNVVVTQKDQVVTGETAVFDTRTNLITMLGGVVLTQCKNVLRGDRLAVDMTTGVSRVESDSGRVQALLPQGGGNDCGSGGAGKPGAGPLQLPGATKPK; via the coding sequence ATGATCAGGTTTTTTCCGCGCAACAATGACAAGCGGCGCGTCATCCCTGGTGCGGCCGCGCTCGCCGTCGGCATCGCACTGATCGCGACGGGTGCGGCCATCGCACAGAGCACGATGCAAGGCGTCCCCAACGCGATGCAGGGCTTCTCGCAGAACCGCGATCAGCCGATCCAGATCGAAGCCGCTTCGCTCGAGATGCGCGACAAGAAAAAGGAAGCGACCTTCTCCGGCAATGTGAAGGTCATTCAGGGCGACACCACCATGACCTCGAAGACGCTGGTGGTGTTTTACGATTCGGGCGGCGACAAGCCGGCCACGCCGCAGCCTGCGGCGAAGACGGCAAAGGGTGCGCCGATGCAGTCGGCGACGCCGGGGCCGGGTGGGAACTCCTCGATCAAGCGGCTGGAGGCGCGCGGCAATGTCGTCGTCACTCAGAAGGACCAGGTGGTGACGGGCGAGACCGCCGTGTTCGACACCAGGACCAATCTCATCACCATGCTCGGCGGCGTCGTCTTGACGCAGTGCAAGAACGTGCTGCGTGGCGACCGTCTGGCGGTCGACATGACCACCGGCGTGTCGCGTGTGGAATCCGACAGCGGCCGTGTGCAGGCGCTGCTGCCCCAGGGCGGCGGCAATGATTGCGGATCCGGCGGCGCGGGCAAGCCCGGCGCGGGACCTCTGCAATTGCCTGGCGCAACCAAGCCCAAATAA
- the lptC gene encoding LPS export ABC transporter periplasmic protein LptC: MNSAHNVTYDAALAAKFASAARHSRLVRILRIAVPATVAAAMGLLVLISTIFNPFQIPVKLDSGNLVVTGTKITMESPHMSGFTPDQRPYELWAKTATQDITDPDHVDLHDLRAKVLMEDQSTLFLDARTGRFDNKQQQLDLHKDIFLRTSSGYEARLNSAFVDMGKGTVSSDEHVDVKLTNGTLTADRLRITEGGDVIRFEGNVVMHLDKLDDPAAAQPAPAEPASPAKTRTPQNKSANSK, encoded by the coding sequence GTGAATTCGGCCCATAATGTCACCTATGATGCCGCGCTTGCGGCGAAGTTCGCCAGCGCGGCGCGCCACAGCCGCCTGGTGCGGATTCTGCGCATCGCGGTGCCGGCGACAGTAGCTGCGGCAATGGGTCTGCTCGTCCTCATCTCGACCATTTTCAACCCCTTCCAGATTCCCGTGAAGCTCGACTCCGGAAATCTCGTGGTGACAGGCACCAAGATCACGATGGAATCGCCGCATATGTCCGGCTTCACGCCGGATCAGCGGCCCTATGAGCTCTGGGCCAAGACCGCGACCCAGGACATCACCGATCCCGATCATGTCGATCTCCACGATCTGCGCGCGAAGGTGCTGATGGAAGATCAATCGACGCTGTTCCTCGATGCCCGCACTGGGCGGTTCGACAACAAGCAGCAGCAGCTCGACCTGCACAAGGACATCTTCCTGCGCACCTCGAGCGGCTACGAGGCGCGACTGAACTCGGCCTTCGTCGACATGGGCAAGGGCACGGTCTCCTCGGACGAGCATGTCGACGTCAAGCTGACCAACGGAACGCTGACCGCCGATCGGCTGCGGATCACGGAGGGCGGAGACGTCATCCGCTTCGAAGGCAATGTGGTGATGCACCTCGACAAGCTGGACGACCCTGCCGCCGCTCAGCCTGCGCCGGCCGAGCCCGCGTCGCCAGCGAAGACACGTACGCCCCAGAACAAGTCCGCCAATTCAAAGTGA
- a CDS encoding ribonuclease D: MTVRLHRGDLPDLSRYTGAVAIDTETMGLNPHRDRLCVVQLSPGDGSADVVQIPKGHTDAPNLKALLANPANTKIFHFARFDVAVLYQTFGVMTGPIYCTKIASRLIRTYTDRHGLKDLVREVLNVDLSKQQQSSDWGSDSLTEPQLAYAASDVLHLHGLRERLDAMLVREGRTALAKACFDFLPTRALLDLQGWAEEDIFAHS, encoded by the coding sequence ATGACCGTACGCCTGCACCGCGGCGACCTGCCCGATCTGTCCCGCTACACCGGCGCGGTGGCGATCGACACCGAGACCATGGGCTTGAACCCGCATCGCGACCGGCTCTGCGTGGTGCAGCTCTCGCCCGGCGACGGCAGCGCAGACGTGGTGCAGATCCCGAAGGGTCACACCGACGCGCCGAACCTGAAGGCCCTTTTGGCCAATCCCGCCAACACGAAAATCTTCCACTTTGCGCGGTTCGACGTCGCGGTGCTGTACCAGACGTTTGGTGTCATGACCGGGCCGATCTACTGCACCAAGATCGCCTCCCGCCTGATCCGCACCTATACCGACCGCCATGGCCTCAAGGACCTCGTGCGCGAGGTGCTCAATGTCGACCTCTCCAAGCAGCAGCAATCGAGCGATTGGGGTTCCGACAGCCTGACCGAGCCGCAGCTCGCCTACGCCGCCTCCGACGTGCTGCATCTGCACGGCTTGCGCGAGCGGCTCGATGCCATGCTGGTGCGGGAAGGCCGCACGGCGCTGGCCAAAGCCTGTTTCGATTTCCTGCCGACCCGCGCTTTGCTCGATCTCCAGGGCTGGGCCGAAGAGGACATTTTCGCGCATTCCTAG
- a CDS encoding lysozyme inhibitor LprI family protein, which produces MLAASLPLASMAFAQGTAPADLAVIDGCLKTAEKTGGFGGACVGLVADPCIKAAKGANDDVAKWKACAARELAIWTQKTSEALKKVQAGGFADVIQAVNDSQKTFAASRDRFCAAFDKVEPGMYPGDASYCRLRETANRSLSLIKLGAAVNEH; this is translated from the coding sequence ATGCTCGCCGCAAGCCTCCCGCTCGCATCGATGGCTTTCGCCCAAGGCACCGCGCCAGCCGACCTTGCGGTGATCGATGGCTGCCTGAAGACCGCGGAGAAAACCGGCGGTTTCGGCGGCGCGTGCGTCGGGCTCGTCGCCGACCCCTGCATCAAGGCGGCAAAGGGCGCGAATGACGACGTCGCCAAATGGAAAGCCTGCGCGGCGCGCGAACTCGCCATTTGGACGCAGAAAACCAGTGAGGCGCTAAAGAAGGTTCAGGCCGGCGGGTTCGCCGACGTGATCCAGGCGGTCAATGACTCGCAGAAAACTTTCGCCGCGTCGCGTGATCGCTTCTGCGCGGCCTTCGACAAAGTCGAGCCCGGCATGTACCCGGGCGACGCGAGCTACTGCCGCCTGCGCGAGACCGCGAACCGCTCGCTGAGCCTGATCAAGCTAGGCGCTGCGGTCAACGAGCACTGA
- a CDS encoding complex I NDUFA9 subunit family protein codes for MASNLDTLVTVFGGSGFLGRNVVRALCRRDYRVRVAVRRPELAGYLQPSGKVGQVHTVQANVRYPASIEAALRDSHVVINLVGILAEGGAQSFDAVQARGAETIAKAAAAAGAQLIHVSAIGADAESPSRYARAKAAGEAAIMAAVPSATIFRPSVMFGPEDQFTNRFAALARMLPVLPLIGADTRMQPVYVGDVATAVADAVDGKAKAGATYELGGPEVLTMREIIEAILEIADRKPMLLPLPFGLARFKANFLQFAPGALKLTPDQVTLLARDNVVSDAAKAAGLTLEGLGIAPDSLEAIAPQYLWRFRAAGQFQRKSA; via the coding sequence ATGGCATCGAATCTGGACACGCTCGTCACGGTTTTCGGCGGATCGGGGTTTTTGGGCCGGAATGTCGTCCGCGCGCTGTGCCGGCGCGACTACCGGGTCCGGGTCGCGGTGCGGCGGCCGGAGCTGGCCGGGTACCTCCAGCCCTCCGGCAAGGTCGGGCAGGTCCACACCGTGCAGGCGAACGTGCGCTATCCGGCCTCGATCGAGGCGGCGCTGCGTGATTCGCATGTGGTGATCAATCTTGTCGGCATCCTCGCCGAGGGTGGCGCGCAGAGCTTCGATGCCGTTCAGGCCAGGGGCGCCGAGACCATCGCCAAGGCGGCCGCGGCCGCGGGGGCACAGCTGATCCATGTCTCGGCGATCGGCGCCGACGCGGAATCGCCCTCGCGTTATGCCAGGGCCAAGGCGGCCGGCGAAGCGGCGATCATGGCCGCGGTGCCGTCGGCGACGATCTTCCGCCCCTCCGTGATGTTCGGCCCCGAGGACCAGTTCACCAATCGCTTCGCGGCGCTGGCGCGGATGTTACCAGTGCTGCCGCTGATCGGCGCCGACACCAGGATGCAGCCGGTCTATGTCGGCGACGTCGCCACCGCGGTCGCGGATGCCGTCGACGGCAAGGCCAAGGCGGGCGCAACCTACGAGCTCGGCGGCCCGGAAGTGCTGACCATGCGCGAGATCATCGAGGCCATTCTCGAGATCGCCGATCGCAAGCCGATGCTGCTGCCGCTGCCGTTTGGTCTCGCCCGCTTCAAAGCCAACTTCCTGCAATTCGCGCCGGGCGCGCTGAAGTTGACGCCGGACCAGGTCACGCTGCTCGCGCGCGACAATGTCGTGTCGGATGCGGCGAAGGCCGCTGGGCTAACACTGGAAGGCCTCGGAATCGCGCCCGACTCGCTTGAAGCGATCGCCCCGCAATATCTCTGGCGCTTCCGCGCCGCCGGGCAATTCCAGCGCAAGAGCGCGTAG
- a CDS encoding undecaprenyl-diphosphate phosphatase — protein sequence MSDAIRAVILGIIEGVTEFLPVSSTGHLLLAERFFHLGEGAFWDSFTVLIQLGAILAIVVLYFKKLWDVAIGMFTGDAYARRFVIGVLVAFLPAVVVGLVAGKYIKSMLFNPWVVCFSLIVGGAILLWVDKLDLKAREHDATRFPLLMYLYIGIAQCLAMIPGVSRSGATIVSAMLLGADKRAAAEFSFFLAIPTMIGAFAYDFYKNRSEMTMDHMGIVAIGFVVSFVTAIIVVKTFLEYVTRHGFVVFAWWRVIVGTLGLIALALGR from the coding sequence ATGTCAGATGCAATCCGGGCAGTGATCCTCGGCATCATCGAGGGTGTGACCGAGTTCCTTCCCGTGTCCTCGACCGGCCATTTGCTGCTCGCGGAGCGCTTCTTCCATCTCGGCGAAGGCGCGTTCTGGGATTCGTTTACGGTCCTGATCCAGCTCGGCGCGATCCTCGCAATCGTCGTGTTGTATTTCAAGAAATTGTGGGACGTCGCGATCGGCATGTTCACGGGCGACGCCTATGCACGCCGCTTCGTGATCGGCGTGCTGGTGGCGTTCCTGCCTGCTGTCGTCGTCGGTCTTGTCGCCGGCAAATACATCAAGAGCATGCTGTTCAATCCGTGGGTGGTGTGCTTCTCGCTGATCGTCGGCGGCGCCATCCTGCTCTGGGTCGACAAGCTCGATCTCAAGGCGCGCGAGCACGACGCCACCCGGTTTCCGCTGCTGATGTATCTTTACATCGGTATCGCGCAGTGTCTGGCAATGATCCCGGGCGTGTCGCGCTCCGGCGCAACCATTGTCTCCGCCATGCTGCTCGGGGCCGACAAGCGCGCGGCGGCGGAGTTCTCGTTCTTCCTCGCCATCCCCACCATGATCGGCGCGTTCGCCTACGATTTCTACAAGAACCGCTCCGAGATGACGATGGACCACATGGGCATCGTCGCGATCGGCTTCGTGGTGTCGTTCGTCACCGCGATCATCGTGGTAAAGACGTTCCTGGAATACGTCACCCGCCACGGCTTCGTGGTGTTCGCCTGGTGGCGCGTGATCGTCGGCACGCTCGGCCTGATCGCGCTGGCGCTGGGGCGGTAA
- a CDS encoding glutathione S-transferase family protein yields MFTLFHHPFCPHSRFIRLIAGEYGLELKLIEERSWERREAFLLLNAAGTTPVLVDDEQPPIPGAAIVAEYVDEAYGSEMGLKRLMPDTIGERVEVRRLMAWFNEKFFEEVSHPLVTERIYKRFMSEDNGGGPPSADVMRAAKANVRYHLAYIGWLAQTRNFLAGDRLSYADLAAAAHLSAIDYLGDVPWSEDDAAKAWYARVKSRPSFRPLLSEWLAGVPASRTYVDLDF; encoded by the coding sequence ATGTTTACGCTGTTTCATCATCCGTTCTGCCCGCACTCGCGGTTCATCCGCCTGATCGCGGGAGAATACGGGCTTGAGCTGAAGCTGATCGAAGAGCGCAGCTGGGAGCGGCGCGAAGCGTTTCTGCTGCTCAATGCGGCGGGCACGACGCCCGTCCTGGTGGACGACGAGCAGCCGCCGATCCCGGGCGCGGCGATCGTCGCCGAATATGTCGACGAGGCCTATGGCTCCGAGATGGGACTGAAGCGCCTCATGCCGGACACGATCGGCGAGCGCGTCGAGGTCCGCCGGCTGATGGCCTGGTTCAACGAAAAGTTCTTCGAGGAAGTCTCCCACCCGCTCGTCACCGAGCGCATCTACAAGCGCTTCATGAGCGAAGACAACGGCGGCGGCCCGCCCTCGGCCGACGTGATGCGCGCCGCCAAGGCAAATGTGCGCTATCATCTGGCCTATATCGGCTGGCTGGCGCAGACGCGTAATTTCCTCGCCGGCGACCGGCTCAGCTACGCGGATCTCGCCGCCGCGGCGCACCTCTCGGCGATCGACTATCTGGGCGACGTGCCATGGAGCGAGGACGACGCGGCAAAGGCCTGGTACGCGCGGGTGAAATCCCGCCCGTCGTTCCGTCCGCTCCTGAGCGAATGGCTGGCCGGCGTGCCGGCGTCACGGACCTACGTGGACCTCGACTTCTGA
- the queG gene encoding tRNA epoxyqueuosine(34) reductase QueG: MAGRRAGVTDLRGPRLLNSDPTELKTALANEARALGFDCIGITEPGTIESAGQHFLEFIASGGHGDMDWLAAQPERRVDPRGLWQDVRSVIMLGVNYGPDQDPLAILQQRTRAAISVYAQGDDYHDLIKKRLKMLARWLVATATCEVKPCEVKVFVDTAAVMEKPLAQAAHLGWQGKHTNLVSREFGSWLFLGAIYTTLELPRDDSEIDHCGSCRACLDICPTAAFPAPYRLDARRCISYLTIENKGPIPREFRKSIGNRIYGCDDCLAACPWNKFAQEGREAKLAARDALRAPGLAELARLGDAAFRALFTKSPVKRIGRDRFLRNVLIAIGNSGDAALADEARRLLEDESALVRGAAVWALAQLMPDEEFAALRTEAIAGESDESVREEWRAAS; encoded by the coding sequence ATGGCTGGCCGGCGTGCCGGCGTCACGGACCTACGTGGACCTCGACTTCTGAACTCCGATCCGACCGAACTGAAGACGGCGCTCGCAAACGAGGCACGCGCGCTCGGTTTCGACTGCATCGGCATCACGGAGCCCGGCACGATCGAAAGCGCCGGACAACATTTTCTCGAATTCATCGCGTCCGGCGGCCATGGCGACATGGACTGGCTCGCCGCGCAGCCGGAGCGCCGGGTCGATCCACGCGGGCTGTGGCAGGACGTGCGCAGCGTCATCATGCTCGGCGTCAATTACGGCCCCGACCAGGATCCGCTCGCGATCCTGCAACAGCGCACGCGCGCGGCGATCTCGGTCTATGCGCAAGGCGACGACTATCACGACCTGATCAAGAAGCGCCTGAAGATGCTGGCGCGATGGCTGGTCGCGACCGCAACTTGTGAGGTGAAGCCTTGCGAAGTGAAAGTGTTCGTCGACACCGCGGCCGTGATGGAGAAACCGCTGGCGCAAGCCGCGCATCTGGGCTGGCAGGGCAAGCACACCAATCTGGTCTCGCGCGAATTCGGCTCATGGCTGTTTCTCGGCGCGATCTACACCACGCTGGAGCTGCCGCGCGACGATTCCGAGATCGATCATTGCGGCTCGTGCCGGGCGTGTCTCGACATCTGCCCGACCGCGGCGTTCCCCGCTCCCTACAGGCTCGATGCGCGGCGCTGCATCTCGTATCTCACCATCGAGAACAAGGGACCTATCCCGCGCGAATTTCGCAAAAGCATCGGCAACCGCATCTATGGCTGCGACGATTGCCTCGCCGCCTGTCCCTGGAACAAGTTCGCGCAGGAGGGCCGTGAGGCCAAGCTCGCCGCACGTGACGCTTTGCGCGCGCCAGGTCTCGCCGAGCTCGCGCGGCTCGGCGACGCTGCGTTTCGTGCGCTGTTCACGAAGTCCCCGGTGAAACGCATCGGCCGCGACCGCTTTTTGCGCAACGTGCTGATCGCGATCGGCAACTCCGGCGATGCGGCACTGGCGGACGAGGCGCGGCGATTGCTGGAGGATGAGAGCGCGCTGGTGCGCGGGGCTGCGGTGTGGGCGCTGGCGCAGTTGATGCCTGATGAAGAGTTCGCGGCGTTGAGGACCGAGGCGATTGCTGGCGAGAGCGACGAAAGCGTGCGTGAGGAATGGCGCGCCGCCTCCTAA
- a CDS encoding acyl-CoA thioesterase domain-containing protein, translated as MTNMPFFTRDGDTFHPTEVANGPWDPKSLHGRVIVGLLGFAIEERHSGPEFVPARLTVDMFRLPTIDKPIEVTTRLVRDGMRIRVVEAEFLSGGVGMARASCQLLRRTQNPDGNVWSPPNWDVPKPADIPKPTDPRLGMNGKWTTRPIVGHMGSLGPRKLWMSELRELVAGVPMTPFVHVATGADFASPFANAGDKGLGYINSDVTIYLHRLPVTNWIGFEVVNHHATDGVAIGECWLYDEQGPIGTATVAALAQRKPMVNPSKR; from the coding sequence ATGACAAACATGCCTTTCTTCACCCGCGACGGCGACACATTCCACCCGACGGAAGTCGCCAACGGCCCCTGGGATCCGAAATCACTGCACGGACGCGTCATCGTCGGCCTGCTCGGCTTCGCCATCGAGGAACGCCATTCCGGTCCTGAATTCGTGCCGGCGCGGCTGACCGTCGATATGTTTCGGCTGCCGACCATCGACAAGCCGATCGAGGTGACGACACGGCTGGTGCGCGACGGGATGCGCATCCGCGTCGTGGAAGCAGAGTTCTTGTCCGGCGGCGTCGGCATGGCGCGCGCCTCGTGCCAGCTGTTGCGGCGAACGCAAAATCCAGACGGCAATGTCTGGTCGCCGCCGAACTGGGACGTGCCGAAGCCGGCCGACATTCCCAAGCCCACCGATCCCAGGCTCGGCATGAACGGCAAATGGACCACGCGACCGATCGTCGGCCATATGGGCTCGCTCGGGCCACGAAAACTCTGGATGAGCGAGCTGCGCGAGCTGGTCGCGGGCGTGCCGATGACGCCGTTCGTCCATGTCGCCACCGGCGCCGACTTCGCCAGTCCGTTCGCGAACGCCGGCGACAAGGGGCTCGGCTACATCAACAGCGACGTCACGATCTATCTGCACCGCCTGCCGGTGACGAACTGGATCGGCTTCGAGGTGGTGAACCACCATGCCACCGACGGTGTCGCGATCGGCGAATGCTGGCTCTATGACGAGCAGGGCCCGATCGGCACCGCCACGGTCGCGGCGCTGGCGCAGCGCAAGCCGATGGTAAATCCGTCGAAGCGGTAA
- a CDS encoding nuclear transport factor 2 family protein has product MTAAMLRAFCDAVEQRNGKAFADLFTEDGVYHDVFYGAFAGREKIAAMIDDWFYRTATDFRWDMHDPVSNGTTLYARYTFSYRSTLPEADGARAMFEGVAIMTLRDGRIVSYHEVANTAPAFVDLKFAPERIAKIVARQGAELKARPEMKRHLG; this is encoded by the coding sequence ATGACCGCCGCCATGCTGCGTGCCTTCTGCGACGCCGTCGAACAACGCAACGGAAAAGCCTTCGCGGATCTCTTCACCGAGGACGGCGTCTATCACGACGTGTTCTATGGCGCCTTCGCCGGCCGCGAGAAGATCGCCGCGATGATCGACGATTGGTTCTATCGCACGGCGACCGACTTCCGCTGGGACATGCACGACCCGGTGTCGAACGGCACCACGCTCTATGCGCGCTACACGTTCAGCTATCGCTCGACCTTGCCGGAGGCGGATGGCGCGCGGGCGATGTTCGAGGGCGTGGCGATCATGACGCTTCGCGACGGCAGGATCGTCAGCTATCACGAGGTCGCCAACACCGCGCCGGCGTTCGTCGATTTGAAGTTTGCGCCGGAACGGATTGCGAAGATCGTCGCCAGGCAGGGCGCGGAGCTCAAGGCGCGGCCGGAAATGAAACGACACTTGGGTTAG
- a CDS encoding carboxylesterase, which translates to MNHPIPDAVLDFIDVGEGPSARRIAVRRRAAQKSDQESGQESAQGPGLVWLGGFKSDMQGSKAVALDEWARDHGRAVVRFDYSGHGESGGDFVDGTIGRWLEESVGVFERFCDGPQILIGSSMGGWMALLLALEIKKRQEKQQAKASLAGLVLIAPAPDFTEELMWKNFPAAVKKEIETKGVWLRPSDYGDGSPYPITRNLIEEGRNHLVLGSAIDLGCPVRILQGAQDPDVPWQHAFTLTHRLPADDVVLTMIQDGDHRLSRPQDIARILAAVAEIG; encoded by the coding sequence ATGAATCACCCAATTCCCGATGCCGTGCTCGACTTCATCGATGTGGGCGAGGGCCCGTCCGCGCGCCGGATCGCCGTGCGCCGCCGCGCGGCCCAAAAATCTGATCAAGAATCTGGTCAAGAATCTGCTCAAGGACCGGGGCTGGTCTGGCTCGGCGGGTTCAAATCGGACATGCAGGGCAGCAAGGCCGTCGCGCTGGACGAATGGGCCAGGGATCACGGCCGCGCCGTGGTCAGGTTCGATTATTCCGGCCACGGCGAATCCGGCGGCGATTTCGTCGACGGAACCATCGGGCGCTGGCTCGAGGAAAGCGTCGGGGTGTTCGAGCGGTTCTGCGACGGCCCGCAAATCCTGATCGGCTCGTCCATGGGCGGCTGGATGGCGCTGCTGCTCGCGCTCGAGATCAAAAAGCGGCAAGAGAAACAGCAAGCCAAAGCCTCGCTGGCGGGCCTGGTGCTGATCGCGCCGGCGCCCGATTTCACCGAGGAGCTGATGTGGAAGAATTTTCCGGCCGCGGTGAAGAAGGAGATCGAGACCAAAGGCGTTTGGCTGAGACCGTCGGATTATGGCGACGGCTCGCCCTATCCGATCACGCGGAATCTGATCGAGGAGGGGCGCAACCATCTCGTGCTCGGCAGCGCCATCGATCTCGGCTGTCCCGTCCGCATCCTGCAAGGTGCGCAGGATCCTGACGTGCCCTGGCAGCATGCGTTCACGCTGACCCATCGCCTGCCGGCCGACGACGTCGTGCTGACCATGATCCAGGACGGCGATCACCGCCTCTCGCGCCCGCAGGACATCGCCCGCATTCTTGCCGCCGTGGCCGAGATCGGGTGA
- the infC gene encoding translation initiation factor IF-3, with protein MRRPNKAPPTAAKDGPRINDDIRNAQIQLIDQTGDNKGTIETVAAIRLAQEAGMDLVEISPNVSPPVCKIMDYGKYKYSAQKKAAEARKRQKIVEIKEIKLRPMIDDHDYEVKMRAMQRFFEEGDKVKITLRYRGREMAHQEIGTKLLDKIKTDVAELAKVEQDARFEGRQVVMVLAPR; from the coding sequence ATTCGCCGTCCCAATAAAGCCCCGCCCACTGCCGCCAAAGACGGGCCGCGCATCAATGACGACATTCGCAATGCGCAGATCCAGTTGATCGATCAGACCGGTGACAACAAGGGCACCATCGAGACCGTCGCGGCTATCCGCCTGGCCCAGGAAGCCGGCATGGATCTGGTCGAGATCTCGCCGAACGTCAGCCCTCCCGTCTGCAAGATCATGGACTACGGGAAGTATAAGTATTCCGCGCAGAAGAAAGCCGCCGAAGCCCGCAAGCGGCAGAAGATCGTCGAGATCAAGGAGATCAAGCTCCGCCCGATGATCGACGACCACGATTACGAAGTGAAGATGCGCGCCATGCAGCGGTTCTTCGAAGAGGGCGACAAGGTCAAGATCACCCTGCGCTATCGCGGCCGCGAAATGGCGCACCAGGAGATCGGCACCAAGCTGCTCGACAAGATCAAGACCGACGTCGCCGAGCTCGCCAAGGTCGAGCAGGACGCGCGGTTCGAGGGCCGTCAGGTCGTCATGGTGCTGGCGCCGCGCTGA
- the rpmI gene encoding 50S ribosomal protein L35, whose protein sequence is MPKLKTKSGAKKRFKVTATGKVMFAHRSKRHGMIKRTKKQIRQLRGTAVLFKTDGDNVKKYFLPNA, encoded by the coding sequence ATGCCCAAGCTGAAGACCAAATCGGGCGCTAAAAAGCGCTTCAAGGTGACTGCCACCGGCAAAGTGATGTTCGCTCATCGCAGCAAGCGTCACGGCATGATCAAGCGGACGAAGAAGCAGATCCGTCAGCTGCGCGGCACCGCCGTGCTGTTCAAGACCGACGGCGACAACGTCAAGAAGTACTTCTTGCCGAACGCCTGA